CCAATGTAAAATAGAAGTTATCTTAATAAAATAACCTGAAATTACTGCTAACAATATAAGAATAGCTAACCATTTCATAAATAGAATATTTTCAAACCCGAAAAGCGTGAAAAAATTAAATTTATTAATTGGAATTACTGGATTTAAAAGTGGGTTTATAATTTCGCCATCAATTCGTTTATGAAACAACAAATAAATTGGATTCACCAATAAAGTTAATAATGTACCTAAAGCGATGATGCTTCTAGAAAGACCAACAATATTTGTGTATGGAAAATATTTATAGCTTAATTTTTTTAAATGTTTATTTAATTTTTCAATCATCACATTCAATATTCAAGTTTATAATTTTTGCGGGCATTTCTATTTTTTCTATGGATTTACTCCAAGCCCAAGGGATGGTTTTTTGAAAAACGATGATATAATTTCCGCATAATATTGGTTCTTCCATTTGATTTTTAACACAAATAGGTTTTGTGGGAATTTTATTATAAATTTTTTCTTGATAATTCCACTTCGTATTATCAAATAGCGAGTCATTTAAGCCATTTTTTATGAATTGAAGTTCAGACATAATTTTAGAAGCTTTCCTATTTAAACCAAATAAATTCTGATAAGCTGAATGTCTTTGAGCTATTTCTGATATTTGTTCATTTTCCTTTTTATAGATAATTATTTGTGCCTCTCTTGGATTTCTTGTAAAGAAAGCCCAACCTTGAGGCACAAATGTGAAAATCTTATGTTCTAAATCAATGTTCAACTTTATTGGGTTGCTCTCCATTGAATATAGGAAAACACCGGTCAAGAAAACCAGAGTACATATAGAACATACTATAAAAGAAATAAGAAACTTACTTTTATTAATTAGTTGTAAAATATTCTGCAATTTCATTTATTAATGTTTCAGTTTTTAGACTATCCTCTGTTTCATTAGTAGGTCTTCTGCTTCCTATGATTTGATTTTTAGCATCAATACTTTATTCCCAAAAAGCGAACTTAAAATAAATTAAAGCGGTAATTGCAACTGTATTATGAACTGCCAGCGAACTTAAAATAAATTAAGCAATAGCCCAGGAACAAGGGATTAAAGTCGCTTGACTATCGGAAATCATATTTTCGTTTAACAAATCGTCGTATTCTCCATTGTCGAAGGCGGTTTGAATTGTGTCGGTATAAGAATCTAGGTTATCTCCCCTGTTCATTAAATACCAATTCACTTGTGTCAATATCGGACTTGACTTTTTTAAATAATTTTTTGAACTCGGGAAAGATGATTTCAATGTTATTTTCTATCATATCTGACCCTAATTCTATCGAGTTTTTAATTTTTAAATGATTACCACTCGTAATTAAATCCTTAAAATCCTTAAAAAAGGTTGGATTTTCGTTGTTAACCTTGTTGGTAAATACACCAAGGTTTGTTAAAACTTCCTCTCTTTTTTCGCTGTCTAATTCATTGGTTAATTCAACTTGCTTTTCAAGTTGACGAATTTCATTTGCAAATTCACCAATCCCAAAAAATACTGATTTAAAAAGTTCTTCCCCTGAAAAAGATTTAC
This genomic window from Flavobacterium sp. CS20 contains:
- a CDS encoding SdpA family antimicrobial peptide system protein, encoding MKLQNILQLINKSKFLISFIVCSICTLVFLTGVFLYSMESNPIKLNIDLEHKIFTFVPQGWAFFTRNPREAQIIIYKKENEQISEIAQRHSAYQNLFGLNRKASKIMSELQFIKNGLNDSLFDNTKWNYQEKIYNKIPTKPICVKNQMEEPILCGNYIIVFQKTIPWAWSKSIEKIEMPAKIINLNIECDD